Proteins encoded in a region of the Vicia villosa cultivar HV-30 ecotype Madison, WI linkage group LG5, Vvil1.0, whole genome shotgun sequence genome:
- the LOC131604099 gene encoding uncharacterized protein LOC131604099, producing the protein MKPLSQSVKTKGAPKKVKSTPNDNSTTRSPSYCENVDKRFPDSPTPKSHKYIDWIVNVAGDGNCGFRAVSALLGKGEDTHELVRHDLIEELVNHKDSYMRIFADENKFEMKPFSSSAPHLLQIQLIVLYVGWLAKSRHFVQVYLKLECPIPPTSPEWNLHHTKLTETWPDIFVDRMHEFERLKNIDKISNAEKSKLEPPIDLAGNSSFHVLI; encoded by the exons ATGAAACCGCTGTCTCAATCCGTTAAGACAAAGGGTGCTCCAAAGAAAGTGAAGTCTACGCCAAATGACAACTCGACAACACGGTCTCCTTCATATTGTGAGAACGTCGACAAACGCTTTCCCGACTCACCTACTCCGAAATCGCATAAATACATCGACTGGATCGTCAATGTGGCGGGGGACGGTAATTGCGGATTTCGGGCTGTATCGGCTTTGCTTGGTAAGGGAGAGGATACCCATGAGCTTGTCCGTCATGATCTTATCGAAGAGTTGGTGAACCATAAAGACTCGTACATGCGGATATTTGCAGATGAAAACAAATTTGAAATG AAACCTTTTTCCAGCTCCGCACCGCACCTCCTCCAAATCCAATTGATCGTATTATATGTTGGATGGCTCGCCAAATCTCGtcattttgtacaagtttacttgaaactGGAATGTCCCATACCACCTACGTCACCGGAATGGAATCTTCATCATACCAAACTTACCGAGACGTGGCCGGATATATTTGTTGATAGGATGCATGaattcgaaagattgaagaatatcGATAAAATCTCGAATGcggaaaagtcaaaattggaaccaccaatagatttagccggcAATAGTTCTTTTCATGTACTTAtctag